Proteins from one Gimesia maris genomic window:
- a CDS encoding CorA family divalent cation transporter, with product MHESSLLPSTWNVPAEFRDRMGKQVGRQRTMIAEGHALIILHAPPHPDDMNRKGRFFWREPDGTWHASEFKGGPDALNQHLEEFQQLLEEFDDKVDEAVNSLEYLEVLNHLGPVYRALCHMTQSLQIAREAIPKDKLIIDYRDSSYRLERTAELLIEDAKNALDYVVAKQAEDQAKVSARIELSSHRLNLLIAYFFPIATLSAIFGSNFQHGYEKYQTPWPFWIMVATGLALGFVIHIFLKRGPK from the coding sequence ATGCATGAATCTTCACTATTGCCGTCCACCTGGAATGTACCAGCAGAATTTAGAGACCGCATGGGAAAACAGGTTGGTCGTCAACGTACCATGATTGCAGAAGGGCATGCACTGATCATTTTACATGCCCCACCCCATCCGGACGACATGAACCGGAAAGGACGATTTTTCTGGCGCGAACCTGATGGCACCTGGCATGCATCGGAATTTAAAGGTGGCCCGGATGCACTCAACCAGCATCTGGAGGAATTTCAGCAGTTGCTGGAAGAGTTTGACGATAAGGTAGATGAGGCAGTCAATTCGCTGGAATACCTGGAAGTGTTGAATCATCTGGGGCCCGTATATCGAGCGCTGTGCCATATGACTCAGTCTCTGCAGATTGCGCGGGAGGCCATCCCGAAAGACAAGCTGATCATTGATTATCGTGACAGCTCATACCGCCTTGAACGTACTGCGGAACTGCTGATCGAAGATGCGAAAAATGCCCTGGACTATGTAGTCGCCAAGCAGGCAGAAGATCAGGCCAAAGTTTCCGCCCGCATTGAATTGTCATCCCATCGCCTGAATCTGTTGATAGCCTATTTCTTTCCCATAGCCACGCTGAGTGCCATATTTGGTTCAAACTTCCAGCATGGTTATGAAAAATATCAGACCCCCTGGCCCTTCTGGATTATGGTCGCCACCGGTCTGGCTTTAGGATTCGTCATTCATATTTTTCTCAAACGAGGTCCCAAATAA
- a CDS encoding sialidase family protein, which yields MRSLLRPVSFLITLLLITAFIQAEEKSDQTDPALVAPPINTSPGKEYADDTRMFQGIPGLSRAANGRLWALWYAGGTGEGELNYVVLVTSGDDGKTWSGPKLVIDPPGPVRAYDPAIWHDPSGRMWVFWAQSYRWWDGRSGVWAVTTDDSDQENPKWTEPRRLCNGIMMNKPTVLSNGDWLLPVAIWKQPAKESIEHRFDLPEERGGNIFISKDQGKTFQLLGQTDVPERTFDEHMIVERKDNSLWTLVRTRYGIGESISADGGKTWSKGKASDIPHVNARFFIRRLKSGNLLMVRHNPADKKSRRDLTAFLSQDDGKTWQGGLLLDERSGVSYPDGVQSDDGTIYIIYDFARTRDKKILMATFTEEDVLAGKPVSDKARLRVLVNQATGTSK from the coding sequence GTGCGTTCATTGCTTCGCCCTGTTTCATTTCTGATCACACTGCTGCTGATCACCGCATTCATTCAGGCTGAGGAAAAATCGGATCAGACCGATCCGGCCCTTGTTGCGCCTCCCATCAACACATCGCCCGGAAAAGAATACGCGGACGATACCCGGATGTTCCAGGGAATTCCCGGCTTGTCCCGTGCTGCCAACGGTCGTCTGTGGGCGCTCTGGTACGCCGGCGGAACAGGTGAAGGCGAACTCAACTATGTTGTACTTGTCACCAGTGGTGATGACGGCAAAACCTGGTCGGGTCCCAAACTCGTCATTGATCCGCCCGGTCCGGTTCGCGCTTATGACCCGGCGATCTGGCATGATCCCAGCGGTCGCATGTGGGTTTTCTGGGCGCAATCCTATCGCTGGTGGGATGGTCGCAGTGGTGTCTGGGCAGTTACAACTGACGATTCCGATCAGGAAAACCCGAAATGGACAGAACCCCGCCGCCTCTGTAACGGCATCATGATGAATAAACCCACCGTTCTTTCAAACGGAGACTGGCTGTTACCAGTCGCAATCTGGAAGCAGCCCGCCAAAGAATCCATCGAGCACCGTTTTGATCTGCCCGAAGAACGGGGCGGAAATATTTTCATTTCAAAAGACCAGGGTAAAACCTTTCAATTGCTGGGACAAACGGATGTACCCGAACGAACATTCGACGAGCATATGATTGTGGAACGAAAAGACAACAGTCTCTGGACTCTGGTCAGAACCCGCTATGGGATTGGTGAGTCCATTTCCGCTGACGGGGGAAAGACCTGGTCGAAGGGCAAAGCTTCTGACATTCCGCATGTGAATGCCCGGTTTTTCATTCGCCGTCTGAAATCGGGCAACCTGTTGATGGTCCGACATAACCCGGCAGACAAAAAGAGCCGCCGTGACTTGACCGCGTTTCTCTCTCAAGACGACGGAAAAACCTGGCAGGGAGGCTTACTTCTGGATGAGCGATCCGGTGTCTCTTACCCGGATGGAGTTCAAAGCGACGATGGTACGATTTACATCATCTATGATTTCGCACGGACGCGAGATAAGAAAATCCTGATGGCGACCTTTACAGAAGAAGATGTACTGGCGGGTAAGCCCGTCTCCGACAAAGCGCGTCTGCGTGTGCTGGTCAATCAGGCAACGGGAACCTCAAAATAA
- a CDS encoding M81 family metallopeptidase has translation MRIATGGVLHETSTYSSLPTTLDDFINDRGLFRGQEIMETFPGANVCIGGFIDGAKKHGFELIPLLWTFAFPSGLIERKTYDDLLAEFLERLKTEEINNGPVDGVLLDLHGAMVIDGIEDGDGHFISKVREYIGPDRPILVTPDMHGNHSQLRVEQATAILGYDTYPHIDMNERGQEAADLIVKIINGEVKPVMTLRQIPLFWSTACQVTAHMPMKEVMDYAHEIETRPGILGVTVSTGFPWADVPDVGPSVIVVADNDQELADKTAEEFFDWIWERRRRWYKLPFSVKEAIKQGEEIGKYPIILADHADNTGGGTAGDSTEILQTFLDQKLDKALILYIVDPDVVALAHKAGVGGEIETEVGGKSDPIQGLPVKMKAEVKALSEGKFKYDGPMYAGLTGNMGPSAWIQQEGVSVVVVTAREQPFGPAFSKTLGIDCESMKYISVKSSAHFRASFEPFAGSIFNVEAKAIHTHDFAKLDHQRRERDFYPVDIPYDSAPEV, from the coding sequence ATGAGAATTGCCACCGGCGGTGTACTGCATGAAACCAGTACGTATTCCTCCCTTCCCACCACACTTGACGATTTCATCAATGATCGGGGGTTATTTCGTGGCCAGGAAATCATGGAAACCTTTCCGGGAGCAAATGTCTGTATAGGCGGCTTCATTGATGGTGCAAAAAAACATGGTTTTGAATTGATCCCTCTGCTCTGGACTTTTGCTTTTCCCAGTGGCCTGATCGAACGAAAAACCTATGACGATCTACTGGCAGAATTTCTGGAGCGTCTGAAAACAGAGGAAATAAACAACGGTCCCGTCGATGGCGTTCTGCTTGATCTGCATGGTGCGATGGTCATTGACGGCATTGAAGATGGCGACGGACACTTCATTTCCAAAGTCAGGGAATACATCGGCCCGGACCGACCGATCCTGGTCACCCCCGATATGCATGGCAATCATTCTCAGCTCCGCGTTGAGCAGGCCACCGCGATTTTAGGCTACGACACCTATCCGCATATCGACATGAATGAACGAGGGCAGGAAGCCGCTGATCTGATTGTAAAAATCATCAATGGTGAAGTGAAACCGGTCATGACACTCCGGCAGATCCCCCTGTTCTGGAGCACCGCCTGCCAGGTGACCGCGCATATGCCTATGAAAGAAGTCATGGACTATGCACACGAAATCGAAACGCGCCCCGGTATTCTGGGTGTGACGGTTTCAACCGGTTTCCCGTGGGCTGATGTTCCCGATGTAGGTCCATCAGTGATTGTCGTCGCGGACAATGATCAGGAACTTGCAGACAAAACGGCTGAAGAATTTTTTGACTGGATCTGGGAACGCCGTCGTCGCTGGTACAAACTGCCGTTCTCAGTCAAAGAAGCAATCAAACAGGGAGAGGAGATCGGCAAATACCCGATCATCCTGGCTGATCACGCCGACAATACGGGTGGCGGAACAGCCGGCGACTCTACCGAGATCTTGCAGACTTTTCTGGATCAGAAACTCGACAAAGCGTTAATCCTGTATATCGTCGATCCTGATGTTGTCGCGCTGGCCCACAAAGCCGGTGTGGGTGGGGAAATTGAAACCGAGGTCGGCGGCAAATCAGACCCGATCCAGGGTCTCCCAGTGAAAATGAAAGCGGAAGTTAAAGCACTCTCGGAAGGTAAATTTAAATACGATGGTCCCATGTATGCAGGTTTGACTGGAAATATGGGACCTTCGGCCTGGATTCAGCAGGAAGGCGTTTCGGTGGTCGTCGTGACAGCCCGGGAACAACCTTTCGGCCCTGCCTTCTCCAAAACACTGGGAATTGACTGTGAATCGATGAAATACATTTCCGTGAAATCGTCGGCTCATTTCCGAGCCAGTTTTGAACCGTTTGCCGGTTCCATTTTCAACGTGGAAGCGAAAGCCATCCACACACACGATTTCGCAAAGCTCGACCACCAGCGAAGAGAGCGGGACTTTTATCCGGTCGACATCCCTTACGACAGCGCACCGGAAGTGTAA
- a CDS encoding sulfatase-like hydrolase/transferase → MQYFLCYFAIGFSLLLNTPLEAAEQKNVLILFSDNQNWNDCGCYGNPVIKTPHIDQLAREGTRYQNAFATTASCGPSRGVFYTGLHVHANGQYGHPHGDHNFRLKPKVETVFALLAKNQYRTGMIGKYHLYPEDTTIDFQPKVSGYQVKAMADMATDFMNQESDKPFFLVLGYHDPHPTSRTQPEWGVKVKESGMSLLNYDPQQIPVPSYLPDRPEVRAGLAGYYQQISYLDEGIGRVLKALDASGQADNTLVIFTSDHGSSEPGAMANHYDPGVRIPFIVRDPGRLESERGVVSDAMVSLLDITPTVLDWTNTRGPKYKLHGRSILPTTGKQHTSGWDEICLSHVFHEVTMYYPMRTLRTRDYKLIWNLEWRSKYPLPIDTLSRATWNETLRLQEPVLGQRSVHKFLFRDEVELYDLKQDLDEVINMACQPEYQELRKELSEKLLEQLKQTDDLWLKQYTLPISCTSESVEQTADYKPLFNGHDLSGWTLKRANREGYHVEAGKLVCPADGGGFLFTEKEYSDFSLKFDFKLTKAANNGIAIRCPLVDQKPAYEGMEIQVLDNKGYPKKLKPTQYHGSVYDVIPAKRGALKPVGEWNHEEIICRGSKITVIVNDIPVLQTDLSEIKDEQVLAKHPGLKNQRGHIGLLGHGSHVEYQNIRIKEF, encoded by the coding sequence ATGCAGTATTTTTTGTGTTATTTTGCCATCGGTTTCAGCCTGCTTCTGAATACACCACTCGAGGCGGCAGAACAGAAAAATGTACTGATCCTCTTTTCTGACAATCAGAACTGGAACGATTGTGGCTGCTATGGAAATCCCGTTATCAAAACACCCCACATCGATCAGCTGGCGCGGGAAGGCACCCGTTATCAAAATGCATTCGCAACCACAGCTTCCTGCGGTCCCTCGCGCGGTGTCTTCTACACCGGCCTGCACGTACACGCCAACGGGCAGTATGGTCATCCTCACGGGGACCATAACTTTCGTCTGAAACCGAAAGTCGAAACGGTTTTTGCACTACTGGCTAAAAACCAGTACCGTACGGGGATGATCGGGAAATACCACCTTTACCCGGAAGACACTACCATTGATTTTCAACCCAAAGTCAGTGGCTACCAGGTCAAAGCGATGGCAGACATGGCAACTGATTTTATGAACCAGGAAAGTGACAAACCCTTTTTTCTGGTGTTGGGATATCACGATCCGCACCCCACTTCGCGCACTCAACCGGAATGGGGTGTGAAGGTTAAAGAATCCGGAATGTCGCTTTTGAACTATGATCCGCAGCAGATTCCGGTCCCCTCGTACCTGCCCGATCGCCCTGAAGTTCGTGCAGGTTTAGCCGGTTATTATCAGCAGATCAGCTATCTCGATGAAGGCATCGGCCGCGTGTTGAAAGCGCTGGATGCTTCAGGCCAGGCAGACAATACACTCGTCATTTTCACCAGCGATCATGGCTCCTCTGAACCAGGCGCGATGGCAAATCATTATGATCCCGGCGTGCGAATTCCCTTCATCGTCCGTGATCCCGGCCGGCTAGAATCAGAACGGGGAGTGGTCTCCGACGCGATGGTTTCTCTGCTGGATATTACTCCGACTGTACTGGACTGGACGAACACCAGGGGACCAAAGTACAAACTACATGGTCGCAGTATCCTGCCGACGACAGGCAAACAACATACGTCCGGCTGGGATGAGATTTGCCTGAGTCATGTATTTCATGAAGTGACCATGTATTATCCCATGCGGACCCTGCGCACCCGCGATTATAAACTGATCTGGAATCTGGAATGGCGTTCGAAATACCCGTTACCCATCGACACCCTCTCACGGGCGACCTGGAATGAAACTCTGAGGCTTCAGGAACCTGTGCTTGGCCAGCGCAGTGTCCACAAATTCCTGTTTCGGGATGAAGTCGAGCTATACGATCTCAAACAGGATCTGGATGAGGTGATCAACATGGCCTGCCAGCCGGAATACCAGGAATTGCGGAAGGAACTCTCTGAAAAACTCCTGGAACAGCTAAAACAGACTGACGACCTGTGGCTCAAACAGTACACCCTGCCGATTTCCTGCACCTCGGAGTCTGTTGAACAGACAGCTGATTACAAGCCGCTGTTCAATGGCCATGACTTATCCGGCTGGACACTCAAACGTGCCAATCGAGAGGGATATCATGTCGAAGCAGGAAAACTGGTCTGCCCTGCCGATGGAGGCGGCTTCCTGTTTACCGAAAAAGAATATTCCGACTTCAGTCTGAAGTTTGATTTCAAGCTGACCAAGGCTGCCAACAATGGGATTGCGATCCGCTGTCCACTGGTAGACCAGAAACCTGCCTATGAAGGTATGGAGATCCAGGTACTCGACAATAAAGGCTATCCGAAAAAACTGAAACCGACTCAATACCACGGTTCGGTTTATGATGTCATCCCGGCAAAACGCGGCGCATTGAAACCGGTCGGCGAATGGAATCACGAAGAAATCATCTGTCGCGGATCAAAAATCACCGTCATCGTAAATGACATACCTGTGCTGCAGACAGATTTGTCTGAGATCAAAGACGAACAGGTGCTTGCCAAACATCCAGGACTGAAAAATCAGCGTGGTCATATTGGACTGCTCGGGCATGGCAGCCACGTGGAGTATCAGAATATTCGCATCAAAGAATTTTAA
- a CDS encoding ATP-binding cassette domain-containing protein, translating into MSLLSMNQVSFTWSGHPLLDEISLEIYEGERIGLLGRNGAGKSTLMKMIAGELDPDDGQIKRDKDVRIARLIQEVPTGCSDRIHDFVTEAATPFFEHEWEAEHAVERILSRMELNGETRFDALSSGMKRRVLLAASIVQSPDILLLDEPTNHLDIPAIKWLEQFLQSYNGTLLFVTHDRVFLQALATRIIEIDRGKIYDWTCDYDTFLKRKEAFLDAEEKQNALFDKKLAEEEVWIRQGIKARRTRNEGRVRALKKMREERRQRQSRVGNVNMQVATADRSGQLVIEAKNVTFSYGDEPVIQNLSTLISRGDKIGIIGRNGAGKTTLLKLLLGELKPDTGSIRQGTNLEILYFDQLREQIEEEKTVIENVGEGQQTLTINGQPRNIYGYLQDFLFSPERARRPARYLSGGERNRLLLAKLFTKPTNLMVLDEPTNDLDAETLELLEELICNHPGTLLLVSHDRAFLNNVVTATLVFEEGGEVKEYVGGYDDYLLQSQKDEQAANEKKESQVKAEPQIEKPKVVKLSFKEERELKEIPQNIEQLEQEQVELQEKMASPEFFKQSAEVIADATSRLSAIQQDLEHLLERWEELESRVS; encoded by the coding sequence ATGTCTCTGTTGAGTATGAATCAAGTCTCCTTTACGTGGAGTGGGCATCCACTGCTGGATGAAATCAGCCTGGAAATTTATGAAGGTGAGCGGATTGGTCTGCTCGGCCGAAATGGGGCGGGAAAATCCACACTCATGAAAATGATTGCGGGCGAACTGGATCCCGATGATGGACAAATTAAGCGGGATAAAGATGTAAGAATTGCCCGCTTGATTCAGGAGGTTCCCACAGGTTGTTCAGACCGGATTCATGATTTTGTGACCGAGGCTGCGACCCCGTTTTTTGAACATGAATGGGAAGCAGAACATGCCGTGGAGCGGATCCTCTCCCGGATGGAGCTCAATGGTGAAACCAGATTCGATGCACTTTCTTCCGGAATGAAACGCCGTGTGCTGCTGGCAGCATCAATTGTGCAGTCGCCTGACATTCTCCTGTTGGATGAACCGACCAACCATCTTGATATTCCGGCGATCAAGTGGCTGGAACAGTTTCTGCAGTCCTATAATGGAACACTGTTGTTCGTGACACACGACCGGGTATTCCTGCAGGCGCTGGCAACGCGAATCATCGAAATTGATCGCGGGAAAATCTATGACTGGACCTGTGATTACGACACCTTCCTCAAACGTAAAGAGGCATTTCTGGACGCAGAAGAAAAACAGAATGCGCTGTTTGACAAAAAACTGGCTGAAGAGGAAGTCTGGATCCGACAGGGGATCAAAGCACGTCGTACGCGAAATGAAGGGCGTGTCCGGGCATTAAAAAAAATGCGAGAAGAACGCCGACAGCGACAAAGTCGAGTCGGAAATGTCAACATGCAGGTTGCAACCGCCGATCGCTCCGGCCAACTGGTGATCGAGGCAAAGAATGTGACATTCTCGTATGGCGATGAACCGGTGATACAAAATCTGTCTACCCTGATCTCACGCGGCGACAAGATCGGAATCATCGGTCGTAATGGTGCCGGTAAAACGACCCTGCTGAAACTGCTGCTGGGAGAACTGAAGCCGGATACGGGGAGCATTCGACAAGGAACCAATCTGGAGATTCTCTACTTCGATCAGTTACGCGAGCAGATCGAAGAAGAAAAAACAGTGATCGAAAATGTCGGCGAAGGGCAGCAGACGCTTACGATCAACGGGCAGCCCAGGAATATTTATGGTTACCTGCAGGACTTTCTGTTTTCACCCGAACGGGCGCGTCGACCGGCCCGCTATCTTTCGGGAGGAGAACGAAATCGCCTGTTACTGGCGAAGTTGTTCACAAAGCCGACCAATCTGATGGTTCTGGACGAACCAACGAACGACCTGGATGCAGAGACACTGGAACTTCTGGAAGAGCTCATCTGCAATCATCCGGGGACATTGCTACTGGTGAGCCACGACCGTGCCTTTTTGAACAATGTGGTTACCGCGACGCTGGTATTTGAAGAGGGGGGAGAAGTCAAGGAATATGTGGGCGGTTACGATGACTATTTGCTGCAGTCTCAGAAAGATGAGCAAGCGGCAAATGAAAAAAAGGAATCACAGGTCAAAGCAGAGCCCCAGATAGAGAAGCCCAAAGTAGTCAAGCTGAGTTTCAAAGAAGAACGGGAACTGAAAGAGATTCCGCAAAATATTGAGCAACTGGAACAGGAGCAGGTCGAGCTTCAGGAGAAGATGGCTTCTCCGGAGTTCTTCAAACAGTCGGCCGAAGTAATTGCTGATGCAACTTCACGTTTGTCAGCGATTCAACAGGATCTGGAGCACCTGCTGGAACGCTGGGAAGAACTGGAATCGCGGGTTTCATAA
- a CDS encoding translation initiation factor, translating to MRLFEGTPFDRPPRCEKCEQLEEECTCPPEPAFRIPPEQQTAKLSTEKRKKGKRVTVVRGLPAEGNDLPELLKQLKDRCGAGGALKEDELEIQGDQLVRVREALQQLGFKVKG from the coding sequence ATGCGCTTATTTGAAGGAACTCCCTTTGACCGGCCGCCCCGTTGTGAAAAATGTGAGCAACTGGAAGAAGAATGTACCTGTCCTCCCGAGCCTGCGTTTCGCATTCCTCCGGAACAACAGACCGCAAAGCTGTCGACGGAAAAACGCAAAAAAGGCAAACGCGTTACCGTCGTCCGCGGTCTGCCCGCAGAGGGGAATGATCTGCCTGAACTGCTAAAACAACTGAAAGACCGGTGTGGTGCCGGCGGCGCCCTGAAAGAAGATGAACTCGAAATTCAAGGCGACCAGTTGGTCCGTGTGCGTGAAGCACTGCAGCAACTCGGGTTTAAGGTCAAAGGATGA
- a CDS encoding GlsB/YeaQ/YmgE family stress response membrane protein has product MDLTELIILLVVAGLCGSIARGLAGSTRGGCLVSIALGFIGALLGSKLAMLLGLPEIFSLNLGGRNYPVVWSIIGAALFCAILGLLSGRRRL; this is encoded by the coding sequence ATGGACCTGACCGAATTGATCATTTTACTGGTAGTGGCGGGGCTATGCGGCAGTATTGCCAGAGGACTGGCGGGTAGTACACGTGGCGGTTGCCTGGTTTCGATCGCGCTCGGTTTTATCGGCGCATTGCTGGGGAGTAAATTAGCGATGCTGCTGGGCCTGCCTGAGATCTTTTCACTCAACCTGGGGGGCAGAAACTATCCGGTTGTCTGGTCTATTATTGGCGCGGCCTTGTTTTGTGCGATTCTGGGGCTGTTATCCGGGCGCCGCCGTCTGTGA
- a CDS encoding FAD-dependent oxidoreductase — MKIAITGGGIAGMAAGFLLAQAGHAVTIFEQAEKCRPVGAGILIQPIGQTVLKHLGIYDQIEQQSARLDYIEAIKHTGSRLVFLEYHRLRSQLFGLGVHRGLLFSALLELSRNAGVEIRENSRISGYRYLSDGVVLEMGTEERSESYDCIVATDGARSILRSVSGIDHRCVDYEYGALWKTGSCTAVTDRLLQIVEGTRKLMGLLPIGNDQCSFFWGLTADQFAQYQRQGIEVWKQDVRQLCPPAEEMLSQIDDFTDLTFTTYRDVSMKSCRADRIVFLGDAAHPTSPHLGQGANLALEDVWEFSECLKGSPDFATACRQYESQRRSKIQYYQRVTRWLTPFFQSDSWLKGRGRDLFLPLMCQTPVLREQMLKTLCGFKAGWTRSRIELP; from the coding sequence ATGAAAATAGCGATTACCGGAGGTGGCATAGCGGGAATGGCTGCAGGATTTCTGCTTGCACAGGCAGGGCATGCAGTGACCATCTTCGAGCAGGCTGAAAAATGCAGACCAGTTGGGGCAGGGATTCTGATTCAACCCATTGGTCAGACAGTCCTCAAACATCTGGGGATTTATGATCAGATCGAACAGCAGTCTGCACGTCTGGATTATATCGAAGCCATCAAACATACAGGCAGCAGACTGGTTTTTCTGGAGTACCATCGCCTGCGAAGTCAACTGTTTGGCCTGGGCGTTCACCGCGGACTGCTGTTCAGCGCGCTCTTGGAATTGAGCAGAAACGCTGGTGTCGAAATCAGAGAGAATTCACGAATCTCCGGTTACAGGTACCTTTCTGATGGTGTCGTCCTGGAAATGGGGACAGAAGAACGAAGTGAGAGTTACGATTGTATTGTGGCGACAGACGGTGCTCGCTCGATATTACGCAGTGTTTCTGGGATAGATCATCGATGTGTTGATTACGAATACGGTGCACTATGGAAAACAGGTTCCTGTACTGCGGTCACGGACAGGCTGTTACAAATCGTTGAAGGAACCAGGAAACTGATGGGGCTGCTGCCGATTGGAAATGACCAGTGTAGTTTTTTCTGGGGTTTGACGGCTGATCAGTTCGCGCAGTATCAGCGTCAGGGAATCGAAGTCTGGAAACAGGATGTCAGGCAACTCTGTCCCCCGGCAGAAGAAATGCTGTCTCAGATTGATGACTTTACAGACTTGACATTTACCACGTATCGCGATGTTTCCATGAAATCCTGCCGGGCAGATCGAATTGTCTTTCTTGGTGATGCAGCCCATCCCACGAGCCCACATCTGGGGCAGGGAGCCAACCTGGCTCTCGAAGATGTCTGGGAGTTTTCAGAATGCCTGAAAGGTTCGCCAGATTTTGCAACGGCGTGCCGTCAGTATGAATCTCAACGCAGGAGTAAAATTCAATATTATCAACGGGTCACGCGCTGGCTGACTCCCTTCTTTCAATCGGATAGCTGGTTGAAAGGCAGGGGACGGGATCTGTTTCTGCCTCTGATGTGTCAGACTCCCGTTCTAAGGGAACAGATGTTGAAAACATTATGTGGCTTCAAAGCCGGCTGGACCCGCAGTAGAATCGAATTACCATAA